In the genome of Leishmania mexicana MHOM/GT/2001/U1103 complete genome, chromosome 16, one region contains:
- a CDS encoding eukaryotic translation initiation factor 1A,putative, with product MPKNMGKGGKSFKAGNSKGNMQNQKRDLTYANPDEGEEYAQVKKALGNLRLELQLAGGSTVIGAIRGAMVRKVWIGQGDVVLVAKREFNENDVVDIIHRFTPAEVRLLVKENAIPRDFRSAEERDNNGNTDYIFVNDEDDAQDDDDDQNAIDRNEVIMDDPLAALDNL from the coding sequence ATGCCAAAGAACATGGGTAAGGGCGGTAAGTCCTTCAAGGCTGGTAACTCAAAGGGCAACATGCAGAACCAGAAGCGTGACCTCACCTACGCCAACCCCGACGAGGGCGAGGAGTACGCGCAGGTAAAGAAGGCGCTCGGCAACCTCCGTCTCGAGCTCCAGCTCGCTGGTGGTTCCACCGTCATCGGGGCCATCCGCGGCGCCATGGTGCGCAAGGTGTGGATCGGTCAGGGCGACGTAGTGCTCGTTGCAAAGCGCGAATTCAATGAGAACGACGTAGTCGACATTATTCACCGCTTCACCCCGGCCGAGGTCCGTCTGCTGGTGAAGGAGAACGCCATCCCGCGTGACTTCCGGtctgccgaggagcgcgatAACAACGGCAACACTGATTATATCTTTGTgaacgacgaggatgacgcgcaggacgacgacgatgaccaGAACGCGATTGACCGTAATGAGGTCATCATGGACGACCCCCTCGCTGCCCTCGACAACCTATAA